A section of the Microbacterium forte genome encodes:
- the purL gene encoding phosphoribosylformylglycinamidine synthase subunit PurL, translated as MTTAPAPAHKHVPDSVENAAATPEKEQPYAALGLKDDEYARIREILGRRPTSGELAMYSVMWSEHCSYKSSKNYLRRFGQKVSDEMKERLMVGMGQNAGVIDVGEGWAVTFKAESHNHPSFIEPFQGAATGVGGIVRDIISMGARPVAIMDALRFGAIDHPDTARVVHGVTSGISFYGNCLGLPNIGGETVFDSVYQANPLVNALAVGVLRHEDLKLANATGVGNKVVLFGARTGGDGIGGASILASDSFDSTGPTKRPAVQVGDPFAEKVLIECCLELYRDELVEAIQDLGAAGISCATSELAANGNSGMKVSLDNVLLRDPSLTAEEILMSESQERMMAIVAPEKLDAFLAVVQKWDVETSVLGEVTGDGRLIIDWQGERIVDVDPSTVAVDGPVYDRPVAYPTWIDALQADAAENLPRSNDPEVLREQFLDLVASPNLADTRWITNQYDYYVLGNTALSFPDDAGMIRVDEESGLGFAISTDANGRYCQLDPYAGAQLALAEAYRNVAVTGAVPTAITDCLNFGSPENPEVMWQFGQTVDGLADGCYELGTPVTGGNVSFYNQTGDVPIHPTPLVGVLGIIDDVSRRIPSGWQDEGQNIYLLGTTSTELSGSAWAETVHQHLGGLPPKVDLAGEKRLAGLLGAARDEWLISSAHDVSEGGLAQALAEGVSRFGVGARVWLNEIIERDGVDAATALFSESTGRVIVTVPREDDVKFRGLCEGRDYPVMRIGVTDSEGAKLEVQDVFTVPVAEIRERSQATLPAAFGPTVSEPVSA; from the coding sequence GTGACCACCGCCCCTGCACCTGCCCACAAGCACGTCCCCGACTCCGTCGAGAACGCAGCCGCGACTCCGGAGAAGGAACAGCCCTACGCAGCGCTGGGCCTCAAGGACGACGAGTACGCCCGCATCAGGGAGATCCTGGGCCGCCGCCCGACCTCCGGTGAGCTGGCCATGTACTCCGTGATGTGGTCGGAGCACTGCTCCTACAAGTCGTCGAAGAACTACCTGCGCCGTTTCGGCCAGAAGGTCTCAGACGAGATGAAGGAACGCCTGATGGTGGGCATGGGCCAGAACGCGGGCGTCATCGACGTCGGCGAGGGCTGGGCCGTCACCTTCAAGGCCGAGTCGCACAACCACCCCTCGTTCATCGAGCCGTTCCAGGGAGCAGCTACCGGCGTCGGCGGCATCGTCCGCGACATCATCTCGATGGGCGCACGCCCGGTCGCGATCATGGACGCCCTGCGTTTCGGCGCGATCGACCACCCCGACACCGCCCGCGTCGTGCACGGCGTGACCAGCGGCATCAGCTTCTACGGCAACTGCCTGGGCCTTCCGAACATCGGCGGCGAGACGGTCTTCGACTCCGTCTACCAGGCCAACCCGCTCGTCAACGCGCTCGCGGTCGGCGTCCTTCGCCACGAAGACCTCAAGCTCGCCAATGCCACGGGCGTCGGCAACAAGGTCGTGCTGTTCGGCGCCCGCACGGGTGGCGACGGCATCGGCGGCGCCAGCATCCTGGCATCCGACTCGTTCGACAGCACCGGACCCACCAAGCGCCCCGCGGTGCAGGTGGGCGACCCGTTCGCCGAGAAGGTGCTCATCGAGTGCTGCCTCGAGCTCTACCGCGACGAGCTCGTCGAGGCGATCCAAGACCTCGGTGCCGCGGGAATCTCGTGCGCGACCAGCGAGCTCGCGGCCAACGGCAACAGCGGCATGAAGGTCTCGCTCGACAACGTCCTGCTGCGCGACCCCTCGCTCACGGCTGAGGAGATCCTCATGTCGGAGTCGCAGGAGCGCATGATGGCGATCGTCGCCCCCGAGAAGCTCGACGCGTTCCTCGCGGTCGTGCAGAAGTGGGACGTCGAGACGTCGGTGCTGGGCGAGGTCACCGGAGACGGCCGCCTCATCATCGACTGGCAGGGCGAGCGCATCGTCGACGTCGACCCCTCGACCGTCGCGGTCGACGGCCCGGTCTACGACCGCCCGGTCGCGTACCCGACGTGGATCGACGCACTGCAGGCGGATGCCGCCGAGAACCTGCCCCGCTCGAACGACCCCGAGGTGCTGCGCGAGCAGTTCCTCGACCTGGTCGCCTCACCGAACCTGGCCGACACCCGCTGGATCACCAACCAGTACGACTACTACGTGCTCGGCAACACGGCCCTCTCGTTCCCCGATGACGCCGGCATGATCCGCGTCGACGAGGAGTCGGGTCTCGGCTTCGCGATCTCGACCGACGCGAACGGCCGCTACTGCCAGCTCGACCCGTATGCGGGGGCGCAGCTGGCCCTGGCCGAGGCGTACCGCAACGTCGCCGTCACCGGTGCCGTGCCCACCGCGATCACCGACTGCCTGAACTTCGGCTCTCCCGAGAACCCCGAGGTCATGTGGCAGTTCGGGCAGACCGTCGACGGTCTCGCCGACGGATGCTACGAGCTCGGCACCCCGGTCACCGGCGGCAACGTCTCGTTCTACAACCAGACCGGCGACGTGCCGATCCACCCGACCCCGCTCGTCGGCGTGCTCGGCATCATCGACGACGTCTCGCGCCGCATCCCCTCGGGATGGCAGGACGAGGGCCAGAACATCTACCTGCTCGGCACGACCTCGACCGAGCTGTCGGGTTCTGCGTGGGCCGAGACCGTGCACCAGCACCTCGGCGGACTGCCCCCGAAGGTCGACCTCGCGGGCGAGAAGCGCCTCGCAGGTCTGCTCGGTGCGGCACGCGACGAGTGGCTGATCTCGTCGGCGCACGACGTGTCGGAGGGTGGCCTCGCACAGGCCCTCGCCGAGGGCGTCTCACGCTTCGGGGTCGGCGCACGCGTCTGGCTCAACGAGATCATCGAGCGCGACGGAGTGGATGCTGCGACCGCACTGTTCTCCGAGTCGACCGGTCGCGTCATCGTGACTGTCCCGCGTGAGGACGACGTGAAGTTCCGTGGGCTCTGCGAGGGCCGCGACTACCCCGTGATGCGCATCGGCGTGACCGACTCCGAGGGCGCGAAGCTCGAGGTGCAGGACGTCTTCACGGTTCCCGTCGCCGAGATCCGCGAGCGCTCGCAGGCCACTCTGCCCGCCGCCTTCGGCCCGACCGTCAGCGAGCCGGTCAGCGCATGA
- a CDS encoding DUF2786 domain-containing protein, with product MTEAKLDLIAKLLAKAESTTPEEAEALTEHAERLIVKYGIEQAQIDERRGLLGQVKEQIVTERMLFRGVYAKDLREIGIGVARALETVRPLVGEFPPVAALYLVGHASDARQAQTLTASLEVQAMVAMRSWWLEHRDLYAEHREGDRRRARSGFLRGFAVGVMNRITESRRVAVEESGDGTELVLVSRRSRVDEAVDEMATKAARPRRGADATSFAYGHRSGLDAQTGGRTAVAR from the coding sequence ATGACCGAAGCCAAACTCGACCTGATCGCCAAGCTGCTGGCGAAGGCCGAGAGCACGACGCCCGAGGAGGCCGAGGCTCTGACCGAGCACGCCGAGCGCCTGATCGTGAAGTACGGGATCGAGCAGGCGCAGATCGACGAACGACGGGGGCTGCTGGGGCAGGTGAAGGAGCAGATCGTGACCGAGCGGATGCTGTTCCGCGGCGTCTACGCGAAAGACCTCCGCGAGATCGGGATCGGAGTCGCCAGAGCGCTCGAGACCGTGCGGCCTCTCGTCGGAGAGTTCCCGCCGGTCGCCGCCCTCTATCTGGTCGGTCATGCGTCCGACGCGCGGCAGGCGCAGACGCTGACCGCGAGCCTCGAGGTGCAGGCGATGGTCGCGATGCGCAGCTGGTGGCTCGAGCATCGTGACCTGTATGCCGAGCACCGCGAGGGCGACCGACGGCGGGCACGCAGCGGCTTCCTCCGCGGATTCGCCGTGGGGGTCATGAACCGCATCACAGAGAGCCGACGCGTCGCAGTCGAGGAGAGCGGCGACGGCACAGAGCTCGTGCTCGTCTCCCGTCGGAGCCGGGTCGACGAAGCAGTCGACGAGATGGCGACGAAGGCCGCCCGGCCGAGGCGAGGAGCGGATGCGACGTCGTTCGCGTACGGGCATCGATCGGGTCTGGACGCGCAGACAGGTGGCCGGACAGCGGTGGCTCGGTGA
- a CDS encoding TetR/AcrR family transcriptional regulator, translating to MNEHRSGPVRSTAAREAILDATSRLFHNQGYDRLTIEGIAKEAGVGKQTIYRWWPSRGALIGECLAEGRLIPVDFVVPDTGDLAADVETWLRSVLSILEAPEGGALLRSLVAAATEDAGVGAHLGDSLGVEKYLTERLRGGIRDGQLAEEAPVEQLGRAILGAIIVESLGREHHDPDSIVRLTRFFFSR from the coding sequence GTGAACGAGCATCGAAGCGGACCCGTGCGCAGTACTGCTGCCCGTGAAGCGATCCTCGACGCGACCTCTCGTCTGTTCCACAACCAGGGGTACGACCGGCTCACGATCGAAGGCATCGCGAAAGAGGCCGGCGTCGGCAAACAGACCATCTATCGCTGGTGGCCGTCACGCGGAGCCCTCATCGGCGAATGCCTCGCGGAAGGTCGGCTCATCCCCGTCGACTTCGTCGTTCCCGACACCGGAGACCTCGCCGCCGATGTCGAGACCTGGCTGCGCAGCGTGCTGTCGATCCTCGAGGCGCCCGAGGGAGGCGCTCTTCTGCGCTCGCTCGTCGCCGCGGCGACGGAGGACGCCGGAGTCGGAGCGCACCTCGGCGACAGCCTCGGGGTCGAGAAGTACCTCACCGAACGCCTCCGAGGTGGCATCCGCGACGGGCAGCTCGCTGAGGAGGCGCCTGTCGAGCAGCTCGGACGAGCGATCCTCGGCGCGATCATCGTCGAATCGCTGGGGCGCGAGCACCACGACCCTGATTCGATCGTGCGGCTGACCCGCTTCTTCTTCTCGCGGTAG
- a CDS encoding MMPL family transporter: MAALLYRLGSFAARKAWTVIVSWVVILGLGVGAFLTLGGTLSNSFDIPGTASGAVTDQLAEKLPDTAGGTGTVVYQTTDGSAFTEQQKQEISDLASSAEDLDGVASVIDPFDAQQQQAVQAQDLADGKDQIDGGRAQLDAGQTQLDDGRTQLDAGLEQLTTARSQAEAGGAPAEQLAALDAQIAALNGQLTELDAQQKTIDESRDELDANAEKVDLGSTLLDLTNGIGVVSEDGSTAIVNVSFEDPRLELSEEVKQGTIEHFDSSPIDGVEVNFGTDIAQGVPEIFGVGEAIGLAFAAVVLIVMLGTLIGAALPIVTAVVGVGVGVTASLAFSGVVDMASVTPVLGVMLGLAVGIDYSLFIVNRHRKQLLNGVPVRESIGLATGTSGTAVVFAGTTVIVALLALNVTGVPFLGLMGTVGAVCVAVAVLVAITLAPAILGLVGTRLLSGRARATIGQPHAAGKPVKQMSTLRAIVTVLVSVIALLIVAIPSMSMRLGLPDGASEPSDSTSYRAFHIVDEQFGEGANGPLLVTATLDDAVSDDDLLATQVEIAQTLSDQDDVVGVAPIATSDDNTLLAFQVLPAEGPNSASTEKLVQDIRALPQLDGGITLGVAGQAATNIDISEALAGVLPLYLVVVVGLSLLIMIVVFRSLLVPIIATGGFVLSLFATYGLIVAVFQWGWGAEIIGLHSTGPILSFLPVILVGILFGLAMDYQLFLASGMREAYVHGASARDAVAQGFRAGRSVVVAAALIMVSVFGGFIFSESTIIRSIGFGLAFGVLLDAFVVRMLLMPALMHLLGRSAWWLPRWLDRILPNVDMEGAALERDHPGVRTDTVQVVAPADDAEAR, from the coding sequence GTGGCTGCACTGCTGTACCGCCTGGGTTCGTTCGCTGCACGCAAGGCGTGGACGGTGATCGTCTCGTGGGTCGTCATCCTCGGCCTGGGTGTCGGCGCGTTCCTCACGCTCGGGGGCACACTGAGCAACAGCTTCGACATCCCCGGCACGGCCTCGGGTGCCGTGACCGACCAGCTCGCCGAGAAGCTGCCCGACACCGCCGGCGGCACGGGAACCGTGGTCTACCAGACGACCGACGGATCGGCCTTCACCGAACAGCAGAAGCAGGAGATCTCGGACCTCGCGTCGAGCGCCGAGGATCTCGACGGCGTCGCATCCGTGATCGATCCGTTCGACGCTCAGCAGCAGCAGGCCGTGCAGGCGCAGGACCTCGCTGACGGCAAGGACCAGATCGACGGCGGCCGCGCCCAGCTGGATGCCGGTCAGACCCAGCTCGATGACGGACGCACCCAGCTCGATGCGGGTCTCGAACAGCTCACCACCGCTCGATCACAGGCCGAGGCGGGCGGTGCTCCCGCCGAGCAGCTCGCGGCGTTGGATGCTCAGATCGCCGCCCTCAATGGCCAGCTCACCGAGCTCGACGCCCAGCAGAAGACGATCGACGAGTCGCGCGACGAGCTCGACGCCAACGCCGAGAAGGTCGACCTCGGATCCACGCTCCTCGATCTCACGAACGGCATCGGCGTCGTATCCGAAGACGGCTCGACCGCGATCGTCAACGTCTCGTTCGAAGACCCCCGCCTCGAACTCTCCGAAGAGGTCAAACAGGGCACGATCGAGCACTTCGACTCCTCCCCCATCGATGGCGTCGAGGTGAACTTCGGCACCGACATCGCGCAGGGGGTCCCCGAGATCTTCGGCGTCGGAGAGGCGATCGGCCTCGCGTTCGCTGCGGTCGTGCTGATCGTGATGCTCGGCACACTCATCGGCGCGGCCCTGCCGATCGTCACCGCAGTCGTCGGCGTGGGCGTCGGCGTGACCGCATCCCTCGCCTTCTCGGGCGTCGTCGACATGGCATCCGTCACCCCGGTGCTGGGTGTGATGCTGGGCCTCGCGGTCGGCATCGACTACTCGCTCTTCATCGTGAACCGGCACCGCAAGCAGCTGCTGAACGGCGTGCCGGTGAGGGAGTCCATCGGCCTCGCCACCGGCACCTCGGGCACCGCCGTCGTGTTCGCCGGCACCACGGTCATCGTCGCTCTGCTTGCCCTCAACGTGACGGGCGTGCCGTTCCTCGGCCTCATGGGCACGGTCGGCGCAGTCTGCGTCGCGGTCGCCGTGCTCGTCGCGATCACGCTCGCCCCCGCGATCCTCGGACTCGTCGGCACTCGCCTGCTCAGCGGCAGGGCCCGCGCCACAATCGGGCAGCCGCATGCCGCGGGCAAGCCCGTGAAGCAGATGTCGACGCTGCGTGCGATCGTCACCGTGCTCGTCAGCGTCATCGCGCTGCTGATCGTCGCGATCCCGTCGATGTCGATGCGCCTCGGCCTGCCCGACGGCGCGAGCGAGCCCTCCGACTCGACCAGCTACCGCGCGTTCCACATCGTCGACGAGCAGTTCGGCGAGGGGGCGAACGGTCCGCTGCTCGTCACCGCCACTCTCGACGACGCGGTCAGCGACGACGACCTGCTCGCCACGCAGGTCGAGATCGCCCAGACTCTCTCCGACCAGGACGACGTCGTCGGCGTCGCCCCGATCGCGACGTCCGACGACAACACGCTGCTCGCGTTCCAGGTGCTCCCCGCAGAGGGCCCGAACAGCGCCTCCACAGAGAAGCTCGTGCAGGACATCCGCGCACTGCCGCAGCTCGACGGCGGCATCACTCTCGGAGTCGCCGGCCAGGCGGCCACCAACATCGACATCTCCGAGGCGCTGGCCGGCGTGCTGCCGCTCTACCTCGTGGTCGTCGTCGGGCTCTCGCTGCTCATCATGATCGTCGTGTTCCGCTCGCTGCTCGTGCCCATCATCGCGACCGGAGGCTTCGTGCTCTCGCTCTTCGCGACCTACGGCCTGATCGTCGCCGTGTTCCAGTGGGGCTGGGGCGCCGAGATCATCGGTCTGCACAGCACCGGTCCGATCCTGAGCTTCCTGCCGGTGATCCTCGTCGGCATCCTGTTCGGGCTCGCGATGGACTACCAGCTGTTCCTCGCCTCGGGCATGCGCGAGGCGTATGTGCACGGCGCCTCAGCCCGGGATGCGGTGGCCCAGGGCTTCCGAGCCGGGCGCTCGGTCGTCGTCGCCGCGGCCCTCATCATGGTCTCGGTCTTCGGCGGGTTCATCTTCTCGGAGTCGACGATCATCCGCTCGATCGGCTTCGGCCTCGCCTTCGGTGTGCTGCTCGACGCCTTCGTCGTGCGGATGCTGCTCATGCCAGCCCTCATGCACCTGCTCGGCCGTTCGGCCTGGTGGCTGCCGCGGTGGCTCGACCGCATCCTCCCCAACGTCGACATGGAAGGTGCAGCGCTCGAGCGCGACCACCCCGGTGTGCGGACCGACACGGTTCAGGTCGTCGCGCCCGCAGACGACGCAGAAGCGCGCTGA
- a CDS encoding cupin domain-containing protein: protein MAIAPVDVALDANIEGHLIGSPVSIIREFTSTLGSGPRLHRHPYVETFVIHRGRALFTVGDEKVVGSGGQVLVVPALVSHRFEVLDGGTYEATHIHSSDRFITEWLE, encoded by the coding sequence ATGGCCATCGCACCCGTCGACGTGGCCCTCGACGCGAACATCGAGGGCCACCTGATCGGCTCACCCGTCAGCATCATCCGCGAGTTCACCTCGACCCTCGGCAGCGGGCCGCGACTTCACCGGCATCCGTACGTCGAGACCTTCGTGATCCACCGAGGCCGCGCGCTCTTCACCGTGGGCGACGAGAAGGTCGTCGGATCCGGAGGACAGGTGCTCGTCGTCCCGGCGCTCGTCAGCCACCGTTTCGAGGTGCTCGACGGCGGCACGTACGAGGCCACCCACATCCATTCGAGCGATCGGTTCATCACGGAGTGGCTGGAGTAG
- a CDS encoding TetR/AcrR family transcriptional regulator, with protein sequence MAQDAVGAAVRRRPGRPRDEDIDGQIVAATLEIIDAGEEVTVSRVVARSGVSRAALYRRWPSLTTLIAAALDVGRMVPLEYPDDVDLRDALFDGLGLGESGVALSVAASGYAEERFRQRIRLVMSDRALQKAYWQSHVSRRRVPLLNALRAGVARGELRPDLDVDACFDAIAGTAYYQIVVRGDRMDDPAVAARLRAAVEVIWRGMVV encoded by the coding sequence GTGGCACAGGATGCTGTCGGGGCTGCGGTTCGCCGCCGCCCCGGCCGTCCGCGTGATGAGGACATCGACGGGCAGATCGTCGCCGCGACGCTCGAGATCATCGACGCGGGGGAGGAGGTGACCGTCAGCCGCGTGGTCGCGCGGAGCGGGGTGAGTCGGGCGGCGCTGTACCGCCGATGGCCGTCGCTCACGACCTTGATCGCGGCCGCGCTCGACGTCGGGCGCATGGTGCCGCTGGAGTATCCGGACGACGTCGACCTTCGCGATGCGCTGTTCGACGGGCTCGGGCTCGGCGAGAGCGGAGTGGCTCTGTCGGTCGCAGCATCCGGGTATGCGGAGGAGCGATTCCGTCAGCGCATCCGGCTCGTGATGTCGGACCGTGCGCTGCAGAAGGCGTACTGGCAGTCGCATGTGTCGCGAAGGCGGGTGCCGCTGCTGAACGCGCTGCGCGCAGGGGTCGCGCGCGGTGAGCTGCGCCCGGATCTCGACGTCGACGCGTGCTTCGATGCGATCGCCGGCACCGCGTACTACCAGATCGTCGTGCGCGGCGACCGGATGGACGACCCTGCAGTCGCCGCCCGTCTGAGGGCTGCCGTCGAGGTGATCTGGCGCGGGATGGTGGTCTGA
- a CDS encoding tyrosine-protein phosphatase, producing MTIADIDLVLSAPVNLRDLGGIPIDGGVLREGLAIRTDDLAYVTTDVAAQLVAAGLTAIIDLRSPLEVSVTGRGPLAEYPVAYHHLPLIADVGESMNRDAPELTHDAMGRMYLRMVEVAAPQLVTALNVIAHTPGTAAFHCAAGRDRTGVVAAMLLLALGAADDDIVADYALTGGNMVAIMQRTAPVMGAMWKALGFDAGAAGASAALLEGSMEVSMRTLLDTLREQHGDALAPLRAAGLSDATITRLRERALV from the coding sequence ATGACCATCGCCGACATCGACCTGGTGCTCAGCGCCCCCGTCAACCTGCGCGATCTCGGCGGCATTCCGATCGACGGCGGCGTGCTGCGCGAGGGCCTCGCCATTCGCACCGACGACCTCGCCTACGTCACGACCGACGTCGCCGCACAGCTCGTCGCCGCGGGGCTCACCGCGATCATCGACCTGCGCTCGCCGCTGGAGGTCTCGGTCACCGGTCGCGGCCCTCTCGCCGAGTACCCCGTGGCCTACCACCACCTGCCGTTGATCGCGGATGTCGGAGAGTCGATGAACCGGGATGCCCCCGAGCTCACCCACGACGCGATGGGGCGGATGTACCTGCGCATGGTCGAGGTCGCCGCACCGCAGCTGGTCACGGCGCTGAACGTCATCGCGCACACACCGGGAACCGCGGCGTTCCACTGCGCGGCGGGGCGCGATCGCACCGGTGTGGTCGCGGCGATGCTGCTGCTCGCTCTCGGTGCGGCGGATGACGACATCGTCGCCGACTATGCCCTCACCGGCGGCAACATGGTCGCGATCATGCAGCGCACTGCTCCGGTGATGGGCGCGATGTGGAAGGCGCTCGGGTTCGACGCGGGTGCCGCCGGGGCCAGCGCGGCGCTGCTCGAAGGCTCGATGGAGGTGTCGATGCGCACCCTGCTCGACACGCTCCGCGAGCAGCACGGCGATGCTCTCGCACCGCTGCGAGCGGCAGGGCTGTCGGACGCGACGATCACGCGTCTTCGCGAGCGGGCGCTGGTGTGA
- the phnE gene encoding phosphonate ABC transporter, permease protein PhnE, with amino-acid sequence MTLTTDPRSTDGPAGRSTDAPGGKADRPSTRPTLGAGERSRLERAFRIPRARFLIGLPIAALLLIWSFNGAEFNFIKLGDGAVNMGEFLSRLFPPDFSKIGTILALLLETFQMAVVGTVLGAVLSLLAAFGASSNIAPKWVYYPTRWVMNIIRSVPDLVFALMFVSAVGLGPFAGILAMTLGSIGSIGKIFAEAMEQVDRGPVVAMEAVGASKRQVIQYGILPQSAPLLTSYTLLLFEGNVRGATILGLVGAGGIGLELTTAMRMYDYGHLSAIIICIIVLVTAIDQGSALIRRRIT; translated from the coding sequence ATGACGCTCACCACTGATCCCCGTTCGACGGATGGCCCGGCGGGCCGCTCGACGGATGCCCCAGGCGGCAAGGCCGACCGGCCGTCCACTCGCCCGACCCTGGGTGCCGGGGAGCGCTCGCGCCTGGAGCGCGCGTTCCGCATCCCGCGGGCTCGCTTCCTGATCGGCCTGCCGATCGCCGCGCTGCTGCTGATCTGGTCGTTCAACGGCGCCGAGTTCAACTTCATCAAGCTGGGTGACGGCGCCGTCAACATGGGCGAGTTCCTTTCCCGGCTGTTCCCGCCGGACTTCTCGAAGATCGGCACCATCCTCGCGCTGCTGCTCGAGACGTTCCAGATGGCTGTCGTCGGCACGGTGCTCGGCGCCGTGCTGTCGCTGCTCGCCGCGTTCGGCGCATCGTCGAACATCGCGCCGAAGTGGGTCTACTACCCGACGAGATGGGTGATGAACATCATCCGCTCGGTGCCCGATCTCGTGTTCGCGCTCATGTTCGTCTCGGCCGTCGGACTCGGCCCGTTCGCCGGCATCCTGGCCATGACCCTCGGATCGATCGGATCGATCGGCAAGATCTTCGCCGAGGCCATGGAGCAGGTCGACCGCGGACCGGTCGTCGCGATGGAGGCCGTCGGCGCCTCGAAGCGGCAGGTCATCCAATACGGCATCCTGCCGCAGTCCGCACCCCTGCTGACCTCGTACACGCTGCTGCTGTTCGAAGGCAACGTGCGCGGCGCGACCATCCTGGGTCTCGTCGGCGCCGGTGGCATCGGCCTCGAGCTGACCACCGCGATGCGCATGTACGACTACGGACACCTCAGCGCCATCATCATCTGCATCATCGTGCTCGTCACGGCGATCGACCAGGGCAGCGCCCTCATCCGAAGGAGAATCACATGA
- the phnC gene encoding phosphonate ABC transporter ATP-binding protein: MSVRDLSVAYDATTVLDGVDLDLFPGEMVALLGASGSGKSTLMRSLTGFAPISAGSVRVAGHDVTNLARGELRTLRSDVGQVFQQFNLIPRLSVMTNVLTGALHGAGAINLVGGFSTAHRRRALELLDRVGIAHKATAPARSLSGGQQQRVAIARALMQQPKVILADEPVASLDPKLADSVLELLREIATEDGIPVLVSLHVLPLALAHSDRIIGLRHGRMLVAGATSQLDAAALAPLYDDEEHDDDAHH, from the coding sequence GTGTCGGTGCGCGACCTGAGCGTCGCGTATGACGCCACCACGGTGCTCGACGGCGTGGACCTCGACCTGTTCCCCGGTGAGATGGTCGCGCTGCTCGGCGCCTCGGGTTCGGGCAAATCGACCCTCATGCGCAGCCTCACCGGGTTCGCCCCGATCTCTGCGGGGTCGGTCAGGGTCGCCGGCCATGACGTCACCAACCTCGCGCGCGGCGAGCTGCGCACGCTGCGTTCGGATGTCGGCCAGGTGTTCCAGCAGTTCAACCTGATCCCGCGGCTCAGCGTCATGACGAACGTGCTCACCGGAGCGCTGCACGGCGCCGGCGCGATCAATCTGGTGGGCGGCTTCTCGACCGCGCATCGCCGCCGCGCGCTCGAACTGCTCGACCGCGTCGGCATCGCTCACAAGGCCACTGCCCCTGCGCGGTCGCTCTCGGGCGGCCAGCAGCAGCGCGTGGCGATCGCCAGGGCGCTCATGCAGCAGCCCAAGGTGATCCTCGCTGACGAGCCGGTCGCATCGCTCGACCCCAAGCTCGCCGATTCGGTGCTCGAACTGCTGCGCGAGATCGCCACCGAAGACGGCATCCCGGTGCTCGTCAGCCTGCATGTGCTGCCGCTCGCGCTCGCGCACAGCGACCGCATCATCGGACTGCGGCACGGACGGATGCTGGTCGCGGGCGCCACATCGCAGCTGGATGCCGCGGCACTCGCGCCGCTCTACGACGACGAGGAGCACGACGATGACGCTCACCACTGA
- the phnD gene encoding phosphate/phosphite/phosphonate ABC transporter substrate-binding protein — translation MRRLTLPAVGLLGLAALALTGCQSPTAEAAPADPNAPITIATLPVGDDPTAENPIEVFAELLEESTGRDVEITDVPDYLSVVEAIRADHVDIGIMSGFPSALAVNTGEVDALVAFQGDGKPVSTCVVLNDSPIETVEDLEGKTVAFADQASSSGYFMPVYMLHEAGLEQGTDYEAIFAGGHEGSFAALQQGQVDAACTAVMLTELGAPMFPFADGEWRAVGESPAMDIQGAVLGRQSLDDETRKLIQDGIAEVFSPENAEALGAYGAFAAAEQTVDPDGSSFASFAEIAEVAGVELKDLK, via the coding sequence ATGCGCCGCCTCACCCTGCCCGCCGTCGGCCTCCTCGGCCTCGCCGCCCTCGCCCTGACCGGCTGCCAGAGCCCGACCGCCGAAGCGGCTCCCGCCGACCCGAACGCTCCCATCACGATCGCGACGCTTCCCGTCGGCGACGACCCCACCGCCGAGAACCCGATCGAGGTCTTCGCCGAACTCCTCGAAGAGTCCACCGGCCGCGATGTCGAGATCACCGATGTGCCCGATTACCTGAGCGTGGTCGAGGCGATCCGCGCCGACCACGTCGACATCGGCATCATGAGCGGTTTCCCCTCGGCGCTCGCCGTCAACACGGGCGAGGTCGATGCACTCGTCGCCTTCCAGGGAGACGGCAAGCCCGTCTCGACCTGCGTCGTGCTGAACGATTCGCCGATCGAGACCGTCGAGGACCTCGAGGGCAAGACGGTCGCCTTCGCCGACCAGGCGTCGAGCTCGGGCTACTTCATGCCGGTGTACATGCTGCACGAAGCAGGGCTCGAACAGGGAACCGACTACGAGGCGATCTTCGCGGGCGGCCACGAGGGCAGTTTCGCGGCGCTGCAGCAGGGGCAGGTCGATGCCGCGTGCACCGCTGTCATGCTCACCGAGCTGGGCGCCCCGATGTTCCCCTTCGCCGACGGCGAGTGGCGCGCGGTGGGCGAGAGCCCGGCCATGGACATCCAGGGCGCGGTGCTCGGCCGTCAGTCGCTCGACGACGAGACGCGCAAGCTCATCCAGGACGGCATCGCCGAGGTCTTCTCGCCCGAGAACGCCGAAGCTCTCGGAGCCTACGGTGCCTTCGCCGCGGCCGAGCAGACGGTCGACCCCGACGGCTCGTCGTTCGCCTCGTTCGCCGAGATCGCCGAGGTCGCGGGCGTCGAGCTCAAGGACCTGAAATGA